In Ralstonia pseudosolanacearum, the DNA window GGTTAAGCGTATCCCAATCGAAGCTTTTCCAGGCACGGTTGTGATCATGCAGGGTCAAGTAGAGAAGCGCGAGGACGGCATCGTCGATGGCAGCAGTGTCGATGTTCATGGTGTTCATTCCGAGGCTCTTTGGACCCGAGCGCAAAACCGCTCGAGGCTCGCGAGAATGTCATCAGCCGATTTGCTCCAGGCGAACGGCCGAGGATTCGCGTTATAGACATCGAGGTAATGCCGGATCGCTTCTTCAAGTTGCCGTGTCGAGCGATGCGTGCCACGTCGAATGTATTTCTCGGTGAGCGTAGCGAACCAACGTTCGACCTGATTGAGCCACGACGCAGAAGTCGGCGTGAAGTGAACATGGAAGCGCGGGCGACGTGCAAACCAGCTCTTAATTGAAGGCGTCTTGTGCGTACCGTAGTTGTCCATTACCAGATGCACATCCATTTCGGCAGGCACGCTGGCGTCAATCGTGCGCAGGAACTGCAGGAATTCGCTGCTGCGATGGCGCCGATGCAATTCACCGATGACTTCGCCTGTGGCGATGTCCAGCGCAGCGAACAGCGTGGTGGTGCCGTGGCGCATGTAGTCGTGAGTACGGCGCTCAGGAATGCCGTGGGCCAATGGCAGTATGGGCTGCGTGCGGTCCAACGCTTGGATCTGGCTCTTCTCATCCACGCACAACACCATTGCCTTGAGGGGCGGATCCAGGTACAGGCCGACGATATCGCGAACCTTGTCGACGAACAACGGATCGCTCGAGAGCTTAAAGGTCTCTTGCCGATGCGGCTGCAGACCGAAGGCTCGCCAGATTCGCGACACGGCTGTCTGCGAGAGTTCCATCTCCCGGGCCATCGTGCGCGTACTCCAGTGCGTCGCTCCCGCAGGTACCGATTCGAGCGTCTTCGCAATAACGGCATCGACACGCGCATCGTCAATCGTTCTGGGCGCACCGGGACGCGGCGCATCGAGCAGACCGTCGAGCCGATGTGCCACGTAGCGTGCACGCCATTTCGATACCGTTTGCTGGGTGACCCGCAGTTTCGCCGCGACTGTCTTGTTGTCGATGCCGTCGGCGCAGGTCAGCACAATCCGCGCTCGCAATGCCACCGCCTGCGCTGTCTTGCGGCGCATCGTCAGCGCCGTGAGTTGCTCGCGCTCCGTTTCGCTCAACACAAGTTCCGCCTTGGGTCTTCCGCTCATCGCCGCCTCTTCGTGTCCGTGGCATTCACTTCACGGTACTACAGGCAGCACATTATTCAATGAATTTCTAACTCACGACACTAGCGGCGCGCCAGGGTCCGCAGCGCCCGCACCAGGTCGCGCGGCGACACCGGCTTCGAAAGATGCTCCTGGAACCCGCTTGCCAGCGCACGGGCGCGATCGTGGGGCTGGGCAAAAGCGGTCAGCGCAATGGCAGGCACCTGCGCCACGCCGGCCGGCAGATGCCGGCGCTCCCATGCGCGGATCCGCTGCAGGATGGCGTAGCCATCTTCATCCGGCAACGCGATGTCGCAGACCACCGCATGCGGCCGGCGCAGGCCGCCCCAGGCCTCCAGCTGGGCGATCGCCTCGTCGCCCGAGCCCGCGCTGCCGACCTCGGCGTGGACCAGCCCCAGCAGCGTCGCCAGCGCCTCGCGGGCATCCTGCTGGTCGTCGATCAGCAGCACGCGCAGGCCGCCCAGCGACGGCAGCGGCCCCGGCCGCACCACGTCCTCGGCGAGCGCCGCCGTCAGCTCGGCACCCTCATGCAGCGGCAGATACACGGCGAATGTCGCGCCGTGCTGCTCGCCGTCGCTCTGCGCGTGGACCAGCCCGCCATGCAGCTCGGTCAGGCGCTTGACCAGGGCCAGCCCGAGCCCGAGGCCGCCGGTGCGCCGCGTGTGCGAGCCGTCGGCCTGCCGGAACGGATCGAACAGGTGCGGCACGAACGTCGGCGCGATGCCGCGTCCGTTGTCCCGCACGACGATGCGCGCCACTTCGCCCGACACGTCCGCGGCCAGCCAGACGTCGCCGCCTTCCTGCGTGAACTTGATGGCGTTGGACAGCAGGTTCCACACGATCTGCTGGATGCGGTCGGCGTCGCCGTCGATCTCCTCCGTGCCGAGCGACCACGCCTCGTGCAGCGTGATCCGCCGCTCGGCCGCCTGCGCGCGGACGCTGTCGAGCGCGCGCTCCAGCGCCGTGCGCAACGGGAACGGCTGACGCGTGAGCCGCAGCTTGCCGCTCATCACGCGGGTGGCATCGAGCAGGTCTTCGATCAGCCGCACCTGCTGCGCCACGCCGGTGCGGATGCCCGCGAGCGCGCGCTGGACCGGCTGCGGCCCTTCGGCCAGCTGGTTCTCCAGCACATACGCCCAGCTCTGGATGCCGTTCAGCGGCGAGCGCAACTCATGCGACACCACCGCCAGGAACTGATCGCGCGCGTGCGCCGCGGCCTCGGCCTGCGCGCGGGCGGCCTGCTCGCGCAGCAGCAGCGCATTGCGCTCGCGCTCGGCCTCGGTGCGCTCGCTCACGTCGTAGATGATCAGCAGCGCCGACTCCATCTCGCCGTGGCGATCGGCCTCGGGAATCACGCGTGCGTTGTAGTGCGCGACATGCGGACGCGCTGCATCCGCCTCCAGATGCAGCGTCAGCGCCTGTTCGCCGCCCGTGTCGAACGCGCACTGGGCCGCCGCCTCCAGCGGCCCCGTGATGCAGGCCGGCAGTCCCGAGTCCGACAGCGCCCGCCCGATCAGCTCACCCGACGGCACACCGAACGCCTCCGTCACCGCACGGTTGATGTACACGCAGCGCAGCGCTGGGTCGAGGCGCGCAATGATGTCCGGCGCATTCTCCACCAGCGTGACGAATTCGCGCTGATGCCGGAAGCGCTCGCGTTCGGCTTCCTTGCGCTCGGTGATGTCTTCGATGATGCAGACCAGGGCGACCACCTTGCCGTCCGGCCCGCGCTGCGGCGTATAGGCGGCGTGGATGAAACGGCGCCCCGGCCCCACGTACGGATATTCGAGCTCCATCTCGAAGTCGACGCGCTGGCCGGCAAAGCCTTTCATCAGATGCGCCAGCACGCGCTGGTAGGCCTCGTGGCCCATCAGCTCGCGCACGTGCCGGCCCAGCACGTCGGCCGCCGGCAGGCCGAACCGCTGCGCGTACGCATGGTTGGCGAAGCGGATGCAATGGTCAGGGCCCAGCTGCACGATCGGGAACGGGATGCTCTCCGCCAGCCATTGCAGCTGGAATTCGGATTCGGTCAGCTCGGCCAGCGTCCGCAGGCGCTGCGTCATGTCTTCGACCACGCCCACGGCGTGCGTCGCTGCCCCGCCCTGCGCCGGCAGACGGTAGCCGCACTCGCGTACGCGATGCTCGGCGCCGTCGCTGCCGATCCAGCGATATTCCAACGCGAAATCGCGACCCTGCGCGAGCCCCTGCCATGCCGCCCGCAACGCGGCATGGTCGCCGGAATGCACGTGGGCCAGCCAGTGTTCGCGCGGGCCGCACAGCGTCTCGGGCGCCATGCCCCACCGCTGGCGCGCGGCGGCGCTCACGTGCAGGCGGGTCCCGTCCAGCAGGTCATCGACCCAGAACACGTCGAGCGGCTCGGTGCCGTACGACCGGCCGGGCGCACTCGTGACGCCGCGCTCCGGCACGGAATGGCTGACTACAGGTTCCTTCATCGCGCCCCCAGAGTGATCGGACCGGTCAGCCCGGACCCAGGATGTTCGCACAGCCATCATGGCCTGCGGTCCGTCCGCCTGCATGCCAGGCCGGACATCCCAACCTCGCTCAGCAGGTTTCATACCCATGCCCGCTGCATGGAAACCGCTGCCCGACGCGCGCTGTCATCGCGCGCGTCGCGGCGATGCACCTGCTGTCTGCGCCACGCACGCGCCGCTTCAGCCGCGTCCCCACAGAAAAGCGCCCCGGGTACCAGGCGTGCGCGCACCCACCCGGCAGTGACACTGCCGTTCCTGTCGATGCGCGTGCCGGCGATGCGACTTGCGGATGCCGCACCGATCAAGCCGCCGCGGGCACTCGGCCCCGGCGTGCCGGCATGCCGCGACACCCATGCATCGAGCAGGTCGCGTGCCCGGCCGACACAGCCATCGCGCCGCACGGGCCGATGCCGGAGCCCCATGCCCGGCTCGCTATACTTGCGCGATGCCATCCACGCACACCGCCCCCGACGTGAGCGCGCCAGACCCGCACCCCGCGGCAGGCGCGTCGCCGGCCGTCCACGCCGCCACCGAGGCCGATCTCCTGGCCCACGCCCGGGATCGCGAGCGCGTGCAGGCATGGCTCGATGCACGGGCGGGCGGCGCACGCGCGGTGGGTCCGTCCACGCTGTCGCAATACCGCATGGAAGCCGAGCGCGTGTGCTGGTATGCGCGCGCCGTCGGCAAGCCGATCGCCCGCTGGCAGCGCGAAGACGCCCACGCCTACCTGCGCTTCCTGCAGGATCCGCCCGCGTGGGCAATCAGTGCACGCGGACGCGCGCGCGATGAAGCCGGGTGGACACCGCTGCGTGGCCCGCTGTCCGCGCGCTCGCTCCGGCAATGCAGCGTGATCGCCGCGAACCTCTGCGGCTGGCTGCAGCGCAGCGGCCATCTGCGCGCCAACCCGTTCTTGGATGACGACGGCATCGTCATCGCCCTGCCCGATGCGGCCCCGGCGACGCTGTCGCCCGCACCGCCGCCGCCCGATCCCGCCACCGCGCTGTGCGCGCACGACATGGCGCTGCTGGTCGACGCCGTGCGCACGCGCGTCGCGCTGGGCCGCGAAGCCCGGCTGCGGCAGGCACGCGATGGCTTCCTGGCCGAACTGCTCGCGCACGCCGGCCTGCGCGTGGCCGAGCTGGTCGGCGCACGCATGGGCGACGTCGCCTTGCATGTCGTCCCCGAGGCCCGTCGCGCAGCGGATCCGGCGTTGCCGCCATCGGTCTGGCTGCTCGGTGTCGGTGCGGGGCGCGCCCAGCGCTGGCTGCCGTGCGATGCCCTGATGGCGACGCTGCGCGCCTATCGCACCGCATTCGGCCTGTCGCCGCTGCCGCTGCCGGGCGAGACCACGCCGCTACTGCTGTCGGTGCGCAAGCGCTCGCCGCGGCGCGCCGACGGCACCATCATCGACTCCCCCGCCCTGCGCCGCGACTTCGGCGAGCGCAGGGGCATCGGTTCGCGCTCCCAGCTGCTGCAGATCATCAAGGTCATGCTCGCCGAGGCCGCCGAGCACGCCCGCGCGCTCGGTCACGCGGACGCCGCCGAGCGCCTCGCCCATGCCTCCCTGCGCGGCCTGCGCGGCGCCCACCTGCGCGAACGCCTGGCCTCCGGCGAGGCCGCACGCGACATCGCGCACGCACTCGGCCTGGCCGCCCTGCCGAGCGCCGCGGTGCGCGCCAGGAAAGCCGACCTGACCTCCAGCATCCTCGACGCTGCCCGCCAGCTCGCCGCTCCGCGCACTTGAATCGTCGTGCCCTGGGCACGCAGAAATGGGTACGCTCCAGGCATCCGGCCCACTGCGGCCGGGTAAAACCACGCGCTTACCATTGCATCAGGACACCCGGCCATCACTCCCGGAAAGCCACGCAGAAATGGGTACGCCCCGATTTTGGCGACGCCCTATTCCTACGCAGAAACGGGTACGCCCCGGCATTGATCGGTCCCGCAGAAATGGGTACGCTCACGTCAG includes these proteins:
- a CDS encoding integrase, with the protein product MPSTHTAPDVSAPDPHPAAGASPAVHAATEADLLAHARDRERVQAWLDARAGGARAVGPSTLSQYRMEAERVCWYARAVGKPIARWQREDAHAYLRFLQDPPAWAISARGRARDEAGWTPLRGPLSARSLRQCSVIAANLCGWLQRSGHLRANPFLDDDGIVIALPDAAPATLSPAPPPPDPATALCAHDMALLVDAVRTRVALGREARLRQARDGFLAELLAHAGLRVAELVGARMGDVALHVVPEARRAADPALPPSVWLLGVGAGRAQRWLPCDALMATLRAYRTAFGLSPLPLPGETTPLLLSVRKRSPRRADGTIIDSPALRRDFGERRGIGSRSQLLQIIKVMLAEAAEHARALGHADAAERLAHASLRGLRGAHLRERLASGEAARDIAHALGLAALPSAAVRARKADLTSSILDAARQLAAPRT
- a CDS encoding IS630 family transposase, which encodes MSGRPKAELVLSETEREQLTALTMRRKTAQAVALRARIVLTCADGIDNKTVAAKLRVTQQTVSKWRARYVAHRLDGLLDAPRPGAPRTIDDARVDAVIAKTLESVPAGATHWSTRTMAREMELSQTAVSRIWRAFGLQPHRQETFKLSSDPLFVDKVRDIVGLYLDPPLKAMVLCVDEKSQIQALDRTQPILPLAHGIPERRTHDYMRHGTTTLFAALDIATGEVIGELHRRHRSSEFLQFLRTIDASVPAEMDVHLVMDNYGTHKTPSIKSWFARRPRFHVHFTPTSASWLNQVERWFATLTEKYIRRGTHRSTRQLEEAIRHYLDVYNANPRPFAWSKSADDILASLERFCARVQRASE
- a CDS encoding hybrid sensor histidine kinase/response regulator; protein product: MKEPVVSHSVPERGVTSAPGRSYGTEPLDVFWVDDLLDGTRLHVSAAARQRWGMAPETLCGPREHWLAHVHSGDHAALRAAWQGLAQGRDFALEYRWIGSDGAEHRVRECGYRLPAQGGAATHAVGVVEDMTQRLRTLAELTESEFQLQWLAESIPFPIVQLGPDHCIRFANHAYAQRFGLPAADVLGRHVRELMGHEAYQRVLAHLMKGFAGQRVDFEMELEYPYVGPGRRFIHAAYTPQRGPDGKVVALVCIIEDITERKEAERERFRHQREFVTLVENAPDIIARLDPALRCVYINRAVTEAFGVPSGELIGRALSDSGLPACITGPLEAAAQCAFDTGGEQALTLHLEADAARPHVAHYNARVIPEADRHGEMESALLIIYDVSERTEAERERNALLLREQAARAQAEAAAHARDQFLAVVSHELRSPLNGIQSWAYVLENQLAEGPQPVQRALAGIRTGVAQQVRLIEDLLDATRVMSGKLRLTRQPFPLRTALERALDSVRAQAAERRITLHEAWSLGTEEIDGDADRIQQIVWNLLSNAIKFTQEGGDVWLAADVSGEVARIVVRDNGRGIAPTFVPHLFDPFRQADGSHTRRTGGLGLGLALVKRLTELHGGLVHAQSDGEQHGATFAVYLPLHEGAELTAALAEDVVRPGPLPSLGGLRVLLIDDQQDAREALATLLGLVHAEVGSAGSGDEAIAQLEAWGGLRRPHAVVCDIALPDEDGYAILQRIRAWERRHLPAGVAQVPAIALTAFAQPHDRARALASGFQEHLSKPVSPRDLVRALRTLARR